The genomic stretch TAGAATGGGCGACCATTCCCCCCGTCCCGTCCGGCCGGCGACCTCGCGAGGTTATTCATGTTCAACCTGTTCCGCAAACCATCCCCTGCCAACGCGAACGTGAAGCAGGACGACCAGCAGACCTTCCGCGTGCGCGTTCGCACCCGCCCGCACGGCGACGTGGTCGAGTTCCGCTTCACGAAAAGTGCCCACATCGGCATTGACGACAGCGGCAACCATATCTTCCGCAAGCCCGTGGTGTCGCCTACGCACTTCGACAAGGGCGAACTGATCGTCCAGTTCGACCGCAATTACCGCGTGACCGGCACCCAGGGCGAGAACGTGGACTTCATCCCGGTCAGCGAGTGGGAGGACTAGGAACGGCGTGTGAGTGCCGCGGCGGGCGACACCCGCGCCGCGCGCTCCGTGCGTCCGCCCTGCGGTTCCCTCCCCTCGGTGGGAGGCGAGCCCTGACGGTCGGCTCCCCCTGAGGGAAGCCGACGGGCTGGCACCCCTGCGAGGCGCAGCGCGTCCCACGCCGTCCTGCCGCACTCTTCTCACCCCAGCCCGACCTCGTGGAAGGTCTCGGTCATGATCCGCTGTGGGAACTTGCGGATGAAGTCCACGGTGCTCAGCGCCTGGGTGCGGTGGCACGCGATGGCCTGGAGTTTACGGGTCAGGTACGGCGTCACGTCGTGGCGGGTGTTGGGCTGCAGCCACAGCGAGAGCAGTTCCTCGTTCTCGGGCGGGATGTCGCTGGCGTAGTACCACAGACGGGGACGCTCGCCCTGTGGCAGACGATCCCACGCGGCCTTTGCCAGCCGGTGGGTGGTGACGTGATCCGGGTGGCCGTTGCTGCCGTTGGGTGGGAAGGTCAGCAGGATCTCCGGGCGGTAGGTGGTCAGGGCCCGGTGCGCGACCTCGACCAGTTCCTCGAAGGGCTGATCTTTCAGGTACTTGTCGGGGAAGTGGTGGTGCTCGAACACGCTCCCCTCGTGACGCGTCAGGCCGATGACGTCCAGCGCGGCCGCAAGTTCCACCTCACGCATTCGGGCGAGTTCTTCCGGAGACTCGGCCAGGCCCAGGGTGCGCCCGGCCTCTCCGCGTGTCAGGGTCACCAGGCCGCAGGGCTGACCGGCCTCCAGATGGCGCATCAACGTGCCGGACGCGCCGTAGACCTCGTCGTCGGGGTGGGGCACGATCAGGAGCAGTGTCAGGCGGGGAGTGCTCATGTCCCGGAGGATAGACCCGCCGGCCGCCTAAGCCCACTGGCCGATGCGTGACCTGACACCGGCTTGTCACCATGTCCGCATGACGACCACCACGAACCAGGCGTTCGAGCTGCGCGAGCCCCGCGTGCCGGACGACTACGCGCAGATGGCCGAGGTGCTGACGGTGTGCCATCCCGACTGGCCGGTCAGCGCGGCGGATCTGGAGCGCGAGGACATGTCGCGCGACCCGTCCATGTTCCACACCCGCGTGCTGGCCGAGCAGGGGGGCAAGGTCGTGGGCGTTGCCGGCTTCAGTCACGATGACCGCTCCTTCGAGGAGTGGCGCTACTGGGGCGGCGTGAATGTCCACCCGGATGCCCGCCGGCAGGGCATCGGCGCGGCGCTGTACGACGAGCTGA from Deinococcus sp. AB2017081 encodes the following:
- a CDS encoding PIG-L deacetylase family protein, whose amino-acid sequence is MSTPRLTLLLIVPHPDDEVYGASGTLMRHLEAGQPCGLVTLTRGEAGRTLGLAESPEELARMREVELAAALDVIGLTRHEGSVFEHHHFPDKYLKDQPFEELVEVAHRALTTYRPEILLTFPPNGSNGHPDHVTTHRLAKAAWDRLPQGERPRLWYYASDIPPENEELLSLWLQPNTRHDVTPYLTRKLQAIACHRTQALSTVDFIRKFPQRIMTETFHEVGLG